A single region of the Glycine max cultivar Williams 82 chromosome 20, Glycine_max_v4.0, whole genome shotgun sequence genome encodes:
- the LOC100801000 gene encoding uncharacterized protein: protein MALWIWLEYNGYPQITHEVMDVPYTFVNGLVDEAVSCLECLEEENFVVPNNGGLPLTTRLTKSGISMKIFKQKRYTIIAGIKSVLKNICTRIFSDLVQIALRININRAGTSQGNISHITIPSFPHPLFGTFDMTPMDTVSLDLFDERIWTKGPCDDVTPDDKSMFVTFSRGFPVSRDEVIKLFTYAYGNCLEDLSMGNPDENKQSLFAMVVLKTVETVDQILNGKRVAKLRINGKHIWVRKYERRD from the coding sequence ATGGCCTTATGGATTTGGCTAGAATACAATGGATACCCCCAAATCACCCATGAAGTGATGGACGTGCCTTACACTTTTGTCAATGGTCTTGTTGATGAAGCTGTCTCTTGTCTGGAATgcttagaagaagaaaattttgtCGTCCCAAATAATGGTGGATTACCCTTAACAACAAGGCTAACAAAAAGTGGCATATCTATGAAAATCTTTAAGCAGAAAAGGTACACCATAATAGCCGGTATCAAAagtgttttgaaaaatatttgtactCGAATTTTTTCTGATCTTGTGCAGATAGCTCTAAGAATCAATATCAACAGAGCTGGTACATCACAAGGTAACATATCACATATAACTATCCCTAGTTTTCCACACCCTTTGTTTGGTACCTTTGATATGACACCAATGGATACTGTGAGCCTAGACTTGTTTGATGAGCGAATATGGACAAAGGGGCCCTGTGATGATGTTACTCCTGATGATAAATCCATGTTTGTAACATTTTCTAGAGGTTTTCCAGTGTCAAGAGACGAGGTGATAAAATTGTTTACATATGCATATGGGAATTGTTTGGAGGACTTATCTATGGGAAACCCTGATGAAAATAAGCAGTCTTTGTTTGCAATGGTGGTTTTGAAAACCGTGGAAACAGTCGATCAAATTTTGAATGGGAAACGCGTTGCAAAGCTTCGGATAAATGGAAAACACATTTGGGTTCGCAAGTATGAGCGTCGTGACTGA